The Arachis ipaensis cultivar K30076 chromosome B03, Araip1.1, whole genome shotgun sequence region ATCAATTCCAGGAGGGATTATATGCAATAATCTTCAATATCCAGATCTGACGTGTAGAAGGAAAATTCTAAGATCTGTAAAGCATGTCATAACGATGTTTCCTCCAACTCAAAAATCATACTTTTAGTATCAAATTTCATGTTTCAATTAGTGCAACACACTGTGACTAAGGAAAGGCAAGTATTACAGACATGCAAATATTTTGTGGCCATAACATCTCAACATAGAAGTTTACCTCTAAATCCTTTGCTGCTTGCTCTCTTGAGATCTGCTGCTTCTGGCGAGCGCGTTTCAGAAAACCAATGCATAGGGCTCCCTTCAAATGGAAACAAAATGAACAAAAGAGTGACATCAGCTTTGCTTTTCTTTCAAAAGTACGAAATGAAGTTTTGAATATGCAATCTAGAACATTTGAGAATGAAAATACTATTTTCAGAAGTATAAAGAACCAGACATGTTTAGGTCATGCAATCTACAATATTGCACTTCGCTATGATAATATCGTATTGACCATCAAATATTCTTGTCAAATCAACAGAAAAGGCATAGATTAAAAGGAATTTAAACTtgcaattaaaatttaaaacttgtcAAACTAATTAGTAAAAATCCATAAATCATACTTCTCTTATCAAGAATTTACTACTGAGCAGCAGCTTGGTATAAATCACATATCGcacaaaaaaaagggaaaaaaaatacaCTCTTGGTTTTCTCTGTTCAACGATCTTACTGAAACAACATAAATCAGACCACATGCAAGAAGCAAATAACTCGCTATGCTCTGAAAAAGAACAAGATCCCTTCGCTCCCCAAAATAGTCAGGGAAAGCCCTTGTCATGACTGCAACACTGCAAACACAAAATCAGCATTCAGAAACCAAACTACTGAGTTTAAGTATGATGAAGTAAATAAATATCTTCCAAGCTTATGAATTCCAGTACTCACTAATTTACCCAGTGTAATTCAATAAATAATAACGTTTTATTTACCAAAGGTAAAAAAATAACACTTATTATTAGTGGAAAATACAATTAAATTAACATCATTATTCATTCCTGTTTTAAACCAACAAGTTTTATCAGGCTAATAAGCTTCTACCAGGTGACAACTTAAAAACATAGTTGCTTAACTAATTGTTAAAttgcggtttcagttgcattgcAATGTGTGAAATTGCCAGAAATGTAAATNNNNNNNNNNNNNNNNNNNNNNNNNNNNNNNNNNNNNNNNNNNNNNNNNNNNNNNNNNNNNNNNNNNNNNNNNNNNNNNNNNNNNNNNNNNNNNNNNNNNNNNNNNNNNNNNNNNNNNNNNNNNNNNNNNNNNNNNNNNNNNNNNNNNNNNCAACAGCAACATAGCGGCTGCAATTGTGACACAACTTGTTTAATTTAAAACCAACATGACCAGTGCatataacaaaataaacataaccaAAGCTAACTTAGAAAGTAATGGGAACTGGGCATCAAAAGACAATCGTCACAGAAGTGTGAAGACATACAAAATCTGCAGCATACCCCTACCAGCCCAATACTCCAAAACCTGAAAAGGGGTTGAATAGAATAATCAAATTAGATTGTAAAAACAATGTTATCAGCAATAATACAAAAACCATTTCAATCATCAACACGATGAATGGAAGTCAGGGCACAACAAAGCTAACAAAGAAAGCTCTCACCTTGGAGAACCTCATGATGAAACTCCATTCGGTTTCAGCCAGGACCACAAAGCACGCTATGAGCACGGCGTAACACCGAAAAATTCCATCGAAAAACTGAAACGCAAAGAAAAGCGAACGGTATTAATAGAAGAAAACATGGATTGGCACATAAGGAGAGAAACTTTGGAGAGAGTGGAAGTTGAAAGCTGACATCTGATCCGTGTTTGAAGGAAAGCACAGCGGAGAGGGCGTTAGCGACGATGCAGAGAATGGCAGCCAAAGAGGTGACTAAGCTGAAGCCCTTGCACGCTATCAAGAAAGGGTCTCCTCTGCGTCTTGTTCTCGTGCTCGATTCAGCTGTGGGAGCGTTCTCCTGCTCTACGTCGCCGTTTCTCGACATTTTTCTCGAGCGAGAAAATGAAGGGAATCCGTTGGAAACAAGTAGAAGATGGTTTTCGTGTTGAATGGGGGATGGGATGGCATTGGAAGCGGGATTGCTTGATTCTTGAGCAGCCAATGAGCTGATGAAGCGACACGTGGTGGTTGCGCTGTTTTGGATTTACCGATTTACCCACCACTTGGCGGTGAGAGCTTATTGAATCCACATTTTTGGAACAGTTAGGTTAGTTGAGTCATCCAACGGAAATGGTCAAAGTGTTACTACTTACTCCTACTTTGGAGTTTCGTTGCGTCTATTTTAAAAAAAGGTTATGTTATAATTTTTGTAAGCAGTATGaataattatcaattaaattaaaatatattatatttttaatttatttatctaaattttaatattaaaataattatttatattatttaatatttttattgtttacctatacttttcctttaaaaAAATCGAGTTTACAATACTCAACTATGAATGAGTTAGTGGATTTTTTCTATAGACGAATTTTGGGTACTGAGACCTTGGATTATGAATTTATGACATAATAAAAGACTGATATATCTTAGATGTATTCAAGATATATATCACGTAGAAAAATAGTACTGAACATTCGAAATACGTTTAAATGCTGATTAGGGTCTTAATATTCGAAATACGCTTAAACGCAAAAAACGAGTCACAATTCTCAGAAATATAGTCAGAGACCTATATAAATTGGTTGTAGCCCAAAACTTTCATGTATTTAaagagttttaaaaatttttgtaacaCCTTAtatttgagtctttaaattttcaTATATTTAATCGACGCGACTTGAGCCATAGTTGGAGCTTTGGATTTTGAGGttagttttttttcttcttttatttttggtaAATAATTAGTTTATGTATTTAGGctttattaatttagttaatgtgttaggtattttaaatttattagttaGAAGTTCTATTAACTTATATAGGTATAATAGGTTTTAatcattttataaataattttaagttaacttaaataaatataatagtcAAACGTAAATGAATATATTAGTTAAGAGTTATTCTCCACGTACAAGCGTTTtctcatacaagtcatttatattcaagCGTTTTTTACGTTTTTCTgtgcctttttttctttttctttttctttctctgtgcctcctctttttcttctccttattCTTCTTTCTACgtgccttttcttcttctttttcgtaatTTTTCTCTATCGTTATCGTCGTCAacaccacctcttcctcctccttcttttcctccttcttttttcattgaaattttttctcctcttttcgttttctctttctcctttatcatcagttatctcgtttgttgaaaataataaataattcaggttcagattgtcaattgaagcAGAACAAAATTGGTTATCGTTTTGAATCCAAGGCTAAGGTGTGgttcaatttagaagaaaaaatatagcattggaggaaaaaaaatttttgcagcaaatttgggtgtagtacgaagatatttaggtgtaacacgaagatatttgggtgtactttaagaatttttgggtgtatttttattctgataattTCTGCAtagttcaaaactcttcctcttccttctcatcttctattgtttcttctttttttttatcatcatcaccatcttcttcttttttttttcttattcatattttttatattaccttattaaatttcttcttgttttactctcttaacaaaaataaaaacaaaaaaatcaaacaaagaagaagaagaaacacataatgttgcaaaattacttgaaagaggatgaacttacattcatttaactaaaataaagaaagaaataacgaaaaaaagaagaaaaaaaacgcaggattagagaaaatatttttttgtatttgcagcaaatttgggtgtagcacgaagatatttgggtgtattttaattctgataagttctgcataattcaaaattcttcctcttcctccttctcatcttctactgtttctttttttttttatcatcatcacaatctttttcttcttttttttttcttattcatcttttcttttttattttaccttctcaagtttcttcttgttttactctcttaacaagaataaaaacaaaaaaatcaaacaaagaagaagaagaagaaacacataatgctgcaaaattacttgaaagatgatgaacttacattcatttaactaaaagaaagaaagaaataaggaaaaaaagaagaagaaaaaaacacagtattagagaaaatatttttctgtatttgcagcaaatttgggtgtaacacgaagatatttgggtgtaatacgaagatatttgggtatattttaagaatttttgggtgtatttttattctaataagttctgcataattcaaaactcttcctcttcctcctcttcatcttctattgcctcttcatcttctactgtttcttcttcctcatcttcttattttgttttcttataattctttttgggagaaaaaatcaaacaaagaaaaaaatataatattgcaaaatcaatagatagaggaggagaaaaaaatgcagcaacaacaacgataataaaaaaaacaacgatgaagatgaaacacgcgaagaaaaaggaggagaaacgcaACGAAAAAGGAGaataagaagaaggaagaggaggaggagaaggaggaacgtgaagaagaagaagtgtctTCCATAATGGTGAGTGAGAGCGcgctttggaaatggttgagtGACGCGTGTGTTATCACGCTTCAGTGGGTGAATGTAGTTTTTGTTAGATTTgacccaacttgtaagacttgtaagttaaaaagacttgtatgtgtagcataactcatt contains the following coding sequences:
- the LOC107631067 gene encoding uncharacterized protein LOC107631067 isoform X2, with protein sequence MSRNGDVEQENAPTAESSTRTRRRGDPFLIACKGFSLVTSLAAILCIVANALSAVLSFKHGSDFFDGIFRCYAVLIACFVVLAETEWSFIMRFSKVLEYWAGRGMLQIFVAVMTRAFPDYFGERRDLVLFQSIASYLLLACGLIYVVSGALCIGFLKRARQKQQISREQAAKDLEELERRKEELEQLLLAERV
- the LOC107631067 gene encoding uncharacterized protein LOC107631067 isoform X1; protein product: MSRNGDVEQENAPTAESSTRTRRRGDPFLIACKGFSLVTSLAAILCIVANALSAVLSFKHGSDFFDGIFRCYAVLIACFVVLAETEWSFIMRFSKVLEYWAGRGMLQIFVAVMTRAFPDYFGERRDLVLFQSIASYLLLACGLIYVVSVRSLNRENQEWSPMHWFSETRSPEAADLKRASSKGFRGVGTAQRGT